One genomic segment of Kocuria rhizophila DC2201 includes these proteins:
- a CDS encoding lipid II:glycine glycyltransferase FemX, producing the protein MANILQSPEWAQFQESIGHRVVQAEGPGWRYLATVEGGRTGRYLYCPYGPEAETPQAFDLALADLVAQAKAHRCWFVRVEPVNGHTVDGLETPEASLVRRGMKRAPRQVQPGHTQLIDLRRDPKDLLKDMKSTNRNLYRNIHKKGVRIERSEDPADVRHLLRFLDETAARRNFNRQQDDYLRAAAESLMPAGAASLYLATLDGEPIAASLVYDSEDTRTYAHAAMDQEHRRLSAGIPLVVTMIMDAREKGLTWFDLFGTAPEGAGPEHEWYGFTSFKKSFGGEPVAYPGTWDLPVSRAGYAAYSGVRAAREAVGTARGKLRELRERRAAA; encoded by the coding sequence GTGGCGAATATCCTGCAGTCCCCCGAGTGGGCACAGTTCCAAGAGAGCATCGGACACCGGGTCGTCCAGGCGGAGGGCCCGGGGTGGCGCTACCTGGCGACCGTGGAGGGCGGGCGCACCGGGCGGTACCTGTACTGCCCGTACGGTCCGGAGGCCGAGACCCCCCAGGCCTTCGACCTCGCGCTGGCGGACCTCGTGGCGCAGGCGAAGGCCCACCGCTGCTGGTTCGTGCGCGTGGAGCCCGTCAACGGCCACACGGTGGACGGGCTCGAGACCCCGGAGGCGTCCCTCGTGCGCCGCGGCATGAAGCGGGCGCCGCGGCAGGTCCAGCCCGGTCACACCCAGCTCATCGACCTGCGCAGGGACCCCAAGGACCTGCTCAAGGACATGAAGTCCACCAACCGCAACCTCTACCGCAACATCCACAAGAAGGGTGTGCGGATCGAGCGCTCTGAGGACCCCGCGGACGTCCGGCACCTGCTGCGCTTCCTGGACGAGACCGCAGCACGGCGCAACTTCAACCGCCAGCAGGACGACTACCTGCGGGCCGCCGCGGAGTCCCTCATGCCCGCGGGCGCGGCGAGCCTGTACCTCGCCACGCTGGACGGCGAGCCCATTGCCGCGTCCCTGGTCTACGACTCCGAGGACACCCGCACGTACGCGCACGCCGCCATGGACCAGGAGCACCGCAGGCTCTCGGCCGGGATCCCCCTGGTGGTGACCATGATCATGGACGCCCGGGAGAAGGGGCTCACGTGGTTCGACCTCTTCGGCACCGCCCCCGAGGGCGCGGGACCGGAGCACGAGTGGTACGGCTTCACGTCCTTCAAGAAGTCCTTCGGCGGCGAACCCGTGGCCTATCCCGGCACGTGGGACCTGCCCGTCTCCCGCGCGGGCTACGCGGCCTACAGCGGTGTCCGCGCGGCCCGCGAGGCCGTGGGCACGGCACGGGGCAAACTGCGGGAGCTGCGCGAGCGGAGGGCCGCGGCGTGA
- a CDS encoding LCP family protein yields MNGSTDRPDGADAHPTATRAYEEVPAGAPSRDTPPPDPQPGDDSPHPAGATAARDPEDGPRRTRSRVGDPLSSPRFAAPATRTRRAWWLLGATLLVPGSAQLVAGRRGLGRIAVRVTAVVWALLVAALLLFFVWRTALVWLLTNSVTSALLMYGLVALAIGWVLLWFDTLRLIRPGMLSTPVRRAVVIVTVLAMLVTGGGLGYAAHVVSVARHAVSGIFGGGMPFAPSEGRYNILLMGGDAGADREGRRPDSMTVLSIDASSGQTVTVSIPRNLQNVPFPSDSPMHGVYPEGFNCGDECIMNAIYTDVMQNHKDLYGGVEDPGAQATKEAAEGVTGLKIQAYALIDMDGFEAFVDAMGGIDLTVGGRVPIGGGTNLDTGEKNPILGWIEPGTQHMDGYHALWYARSREGATDYDRQARQRCVQAAMLAQLDPITVVTKFDDLASSGQQILETDIPQSSIGAMVTVATKAQRHELQSYAAGPPYYDQSFPTYPDYAQFQSDLAGVLEKANGDDAQAGARGGTASSSSPAPPDAAGAPAARGVSVIGGGPGVGTAAVVPAGLKVPAQEELSPNGTCSVPQ; encoded by the coding sequence GTGAACGGATCGACCGACCGCCCCGACGGCGCTGACGCGCACCCCACGGCCACCCGGGCCTACGAGGAGGTGCCCGCGGGCGCCCCGTCCCGGGACACCCCGCCACCGGACCCGCAGCCCGGGGACGACTCCCCGCACCCGGCGGGAGCCACCGCGGCGCGCGACCCCGAGGACGGACCGCGACGGACCCGCTCGCGCGTGGGCGACCCCCTCTCGAGCCCCCGCTTCGCGGCACCCGCGACCCGCACCAGGCGGGCGTGGTGGCTGCTGGGCGCCACGCTGCTGGTCCCCGGCTCGGCGCAGCTCGTCGCGGGCCGGCGGGGCCTCGGGCGGATCGCGGTGCGCGTGACCGCCGTGGTGTGGGCCCTGCTCGTGGCCGCGCTGCTGCTGTTCTTCGTGTGGCGCACCGCCCTGGTGTGGCTGCTCACCAACTCCGTGACCAGCGCGCTGCTCATGTACGGGCTCGTGGCGCTGGCCATCGGGTGGGTGCTGCTGTGGTTCGACACCCTGCGGCTCATCCGCCCCGGGATGCTCAGCACACCGGTCCGCAGGGCCGTGGTGATCGTGACCGTGCTGGCCATGCTCGTCACGGGCGGCGGGCTGGGCTACGCGGCGCACGTGGTGTCCGTGGCCCGCCACGCGGTGTCCGGGATATTCGGCGGCGGCATGCCGTTCGCGCCGTCCGAGGGCCGGTACAACATCCTGCTCATGGGCGGGGACGCCGGCGCGGACCGCGAGGGTCGGCGCCCGGACTCCATGACCGTGCTCAGCATCGACGCCTCCTCCGGGCAGACCGTGACGGTCTCCATCCCCCGCAACCTGCAGAACGTCCCCTTTCCCTCGGACTCCCCCATGCACGGGGTGTACCCGGAGGGGTTCAACTGTGGGGACGAGTGCATCATGAACGCCATCTACACGGACGTGATGCAGAACCACAAGGACCTCTACGGGGGTGTGGAGGATCCCGGCGCGCAGGCCACCAAGGAGGCCGCGGAGGGCGTCACGGGGCTGAAGATCCAGGCGTATGCGCTCATCGACATGGACGGCTTCGAGGCCTTCGTGGACGCCATGGGCGGCATCGACCTCACGGTGGGCGGGCGCGTGCCCATCGGCGGCGGCACCAACCTGGACACCGGGGAGAAGAACCCGATCCTGGGCTGGATCGAACCGGGCACCCAGCACATGGACGGCTACCACGCCCTCTGGTACGCCCGTTCCCGCGAGGGCGCCACGGACTACGACCGCCAGGCGCGCCAGCGCTGCGTGCAGGCCGCGATGCTCGCGCAGCTGGACCCGATCACCGTGGTCACCAAGTTCGACGACCTCGCAAGCTCCGGCCAGCAGATCCTCGAGACGGACATCCCGCAGTCCTCGATCGGGGCGATGGTCACGGTGGCCACGAAGGCCCAGCGCCACGAGCTGCAGTCCTACGCGGCGGGCCCGCCGTACTACGACCAGTCCTTCCCCACCTACCCCGACTACGCGCAGTTCCAGTCGGACCTCGCGGGTGTGCTGGAGAAGGCCAACGGCGACGACGCCCAGGCCGGTGCGCGCGGCGGCACCGCGTCGTCGTCGTCCCCCGCACCTCCCGACGCCGCCGGGGCGCCCGCCGCGCGCGGGGTCTCCGTGATCGGCGGCGGGCCGGGCGTCGGCACCGCGGCCGTGGTGCCCGCGGGCCTGAAGGTCCCCGCACAGGAGGAGCTGTCCCCGAACGGAACGTGCTCCGTTCCCCAGTGA
- a CDS encoding DUF4245 domain-containing protein — protein sequence MERVSSSASRPGPGPDDPRSAHAGSPDDDAAPRLDPGRPLGDGAGAAPEGPASEAPAPEGPAAEEPAPEGPASVDPGEQEQPVPRLTSKQAARLNAPIRGMVISMVVLLLLLLPFLWLQPKPDAQPYRADVDVSQEAKFAGDQASFTPADPQLGDGWSANYAKWTATSQDGVPLWNVGYLSPDYHLVDMVQTAESNPTWLAQRTELIPQTGQKTVDGVTWHQHHRDADGKQEEFTAWVADLKDSTVVLTGKAPEADFEHVAAALAHS from the coding sequence ATGGAGCGTGTGAGTTCCTCTGCTTCCCGCCCCGGCCCGGGCCCCGACGACCCCCGTTCCGCGCACGCGGGCTCCCCCGACGACGACGCCGCACCCCGGCTCGATCCCGGGCGTCCCCTGGGCGACGGCGCGGGCGCGGCGCCCGAGGGCCCAGCGTCGGAGGCCCCGGCACCCGAGGGCCCCGCAGCCGAGGAGCCGGCACCCGAGGGCCCCGCATCGGTGGACCCCGGCGAGCAGGAGCAGCCCGTCCCGCGGCTGACGAGCAAGCAGGCCGCGCGGCTCAACGCCCCCATCCGGGGCATGGTGATCTCCATGGTGGTGCTGCTCCTGCTGCTGCTGCCGTTCCTGTGGCTGCAGCCCAAACCGGACGCCCAGCCCTACCGCGCGGATGTGGACGTGAGCCAGGAGGCCAAGTTCGCCGGGGACCAGGCCTCCTTCACGCCCGCGGACCCGCAGCTCGGGGACGGCTGGAGCGCCAACTACGCCAAGTGGACCGCCACGTCCCAGGACGGTGTGCCCCTGTGGAACGTGGGCTACCTCTCCCCCGACTACCACCTGGTGGACATGGTCCAGACCGCGGAGTCCAACCCCACGTGGCTCGCGCAGCGCACCGAGCTCATCCCGCAGACCGGACAGAAGACCGTGGACGGTGTCACGTGGCACCAGCACCACCGGGACGCGGACGGCAAGCAGGAGGAGTTCACCGCGTGGGTCGCGGACCTCAAGGACTCCACCGTGGTACTCACCGGCAAGGCCCCCGAGGCCGACTTCGAGCACGTAGCGGCCGCCCTGGCCCACTCCTGA
- the glpX gene encoding class II fructose-bisphosphatase, with amino-acid sequence MAETTQQGSGNVADRNLALELVRVTEAAAIAGGHWVGAGDKNRADGAAVDAMRSFLSTVDFNGTVVIGEGEKDEAPMLFNGEQVGSGAGPASDVAVDPIDGTRLTALGMNNALAVIAVADGGSMFDPSAVFYMDKLVVGPEAADMVDLRLPVKQNIHLVAKAKGVKPNQVTVCVLDRPRHQGLVEEIRATGARTRMILDGDVAGAIAACREGTGVDIMMGIGGTPEGIVTACAVKATGGVIQGRLAPTDEAEREKAAEAGLDVDRILTTDELVTSDNCFFAATGITDGDLLRGVRYRGRTITTQSIVMRSHSGTVRMVEAEHLARKWEKYERLNG; translated from the coding sequence GTGGCAGAGACGACCCAACAGGGTTCGGGAAATGTGGCGGACCGGAACTTGGCACTGGAACTGGTGCGCGTCACGGAGGCCGCCGCGATCGCGGGCGGGCACTGGGTGGGCGCCGGGGACAAGAACCGGGCGGACGGCGCGGCGGTGGACGCCATGCGCTCGTTCCTCTCCACCGTGGACTTCAACGGCACCGTGGTGATCGGCGAGGGCGAGAAGGACGAAGCCCCCATGCTGTTCAACGGTGAACAGGTGGGCAGCGGTGCCGGACCGGCCTCGGACGTGGCCGTGGACCCCATCGACGGCACCCGGCTGACCGCGCTGGGCATGAACAACGCGCTCGCGGTGATCGCCGTGGCGGACGGCGGGTCCATGTTCGACCCCTCCGCCGTGTTCTACATGGACAAGCTCGTGGTGGGCCCCGAGGCCGCGGACATGGTGGACCTGCGCCTGCCCGTGAAGCAGAACATCCACCTGGTGGCCAAGGCCAAGGGCGTGAAGCCCAACCAGGTGACCGTGTGCGTGCTGGACCGCCCGCGCCACCAGGGCCTCGTGGAGGAGATCCGCGCCACCGGTGCGCGCACCCGCATGATCCTGGACGGGGACGTGGCCGGGGCGATCGCCGCGTGCCGCGAGGGCACCGGCGTGGACATCATGATGGGTATCGGCGGCACCCCGGAGGGCATCGTGACCGCGTGCGCCGTGAAGGCCACCGGCGGCGTGATCCAGGGCCGGCTGGCCCCCACGGACGAGGCCGAGCGGGAGAAGGCCGCCGAGGCCGGGCTGGACGTGGACCGCATCCTCACCACGGACGAGCTGGTCACCTCCGACAACTGCTTCTTCGCCGCCACCGGCATCACGGACGGGGACCTGCTGCGCGGCGTGCGCTACCGCGGCCGCACCATCACCACCCAGTCCATCGTGATGCGCTCGCACTCCGGCACGGTGCGCATGGTCGAGGCCGAGCACCTGGCCCGCAAGTGGGAGAAGTACGAGCGGCTCAACGGCTGA
- the purE gene encoding 5-(carboxyamino)imidazole ribonucleotide mutase yields MGSDSDWATMSAAAEALEELGIPYEADVVSAHRMPTEMLEYGRTAHERGLRVVIAGAGGAAHLPGMLASVTPLPVIGVPVALKTLDGMDSLLSIVQMPAGVPVATVSVNGARNAGLLAARVLGSAPDVGGEQLRERLQDFAAELAETAHRKGDSLRDTVARGASSGR; encoded by the coding sequence ATGGGCTCCGACTCGGACTGGGCCACGATGTCCGCCGCCGCGGAGGCCCTCGAGGAGCTCGGCATCCCCTACGAGGCGGACGTGGTCTCCGCGCACCGCATGCCCACCGAGATGCTCGAGTACGGGCGCACCGCCCACGAGCGGGGGCTGCGCGTGGTGATCGCCGGGGCCGGGGGTGCCGCGCACCTGCCCGGGATGCTCGCGTCCGTGACCCCGCTGCCCGTGATTGGCGTGCCGGTGGCCCTGAAGACCCTGGACGGCATGGACTCCCTGCTCTCCATCGTGCAGATGCCCGCTGGCGTGCCCGTGGCCACGGTGTCAGTCAACGGCGCGCGCAACGCGGGCCTGCTGGCCGCGCGCGTGCTCGGCTCCGCCCCGGACGTCGGCGGCGAGCAGCTGCGGGAGCGGCTGCAGGACTTCGCGGCGGAGCTCGCCGAGACCGCGCACCGCAAGGGCGACTCGCTGCGGGACACCGTGGCCCGCGGGGCCTCGTCCGGACGGTGA
- a CDS encoding pyruvate dehydrogenase, producing the protein MKLAEQIVQQLVEAGVERIYGVVGDSLNPIVDAVRRTGGSAKGGIDWVHVRHEEAGAFAASAEAQLTGKLAVCAGSCGPGNLHLINGLYDANRSGAPVLAIASHIPSQYIGSEYFQETHPDRIFTECSVYSELVSTPQQCPAVVSSAIQFAVTSPGVSVVTLPGDLADSDAAVEARPFAVPAPSAVVPSDETVERMAQALNSAKKVAIFAGIGVAGAHDEVIALADTLKAPVGHSLRGKDQIQYDNPFDVGMTGLLGYGAAAEGLHDADVMVMLGTDFPYDQFLPDVTTIQVDTDPTVIGRRTGVDIPVHGDVKSTILKLLPELTVKSNRSFLDKTLAKHDKLMNKAVGAYTRKVEKITPIHPEYAASILDQVAAEDAVFTADTGMCNVWSARYINPLGTRRILGSYLHGSMANALPQAIGAQLAEPGRQVISMSGDGGLSMLMGELLTLATYNLPVTVVVFNNSTLGMVKLEMLVDGLPDFGVDVPQANYAQIATAMGMQGIRVEKPKDLESAFTTALAHQGPSVVEVITDPNALSIPPEIKKDQVFGFATAMSRIVLNRGAGEAVSMARSNLRNIPRG; encoded by the coding sequence GTGAAACTTGCAGAGCAGATCGTCCAGCAGCTCGTGGAAGCAGGTGTGGAGCGCATCTACGGCGTGGTGGGCGACAGCCTGAACCCCATCGTGGACGCCGTGCGCCGCACCGGCGGCTCCGCCAAGGGTGGGATCGACTGGGTGCACGTGCGCCACGAGGAGGCCGGTGCGTTCGCAGCGAGCGCCGAGGCTCAGCTGACCGGCAAGCTCGCCGTGTGCGCGGGCTCGTGCGGGCCGGGCAACCTGCACCTGATCAACGGGCTCTACGACGCCAACCGCTCCGGTGCGCCCGTGCTGGCGATCGCCTCCCACATCCCCTCGCAGTACATCGGCTCCGAGTACTTCCAGGAGACCCACCCGGACCGAATCTTCACCGAGTGCTCCGTGTACTCGGAGCTGGTGAGCACCCCACAGCAGTGCCCCGCCGTGGTGAGCTCCGCGATCCAGTTCGCCGTGACCAGCCCGGGCGTCTCCGTGGTCACGCTGCCGGGCGATCTCGCGGACTCGGACGCCGCCGTGGAAGCCCGGCCGTTCGCCGTGCCGGCACCGAGCGCCGTCGTCCCCTCCGACGAGACGGTCGAGCGCATGGCGCAGGCTCTGAACTCGGCCAAGAAGGTCGCGATCTTCGCGGGCATCGGCGTAGCAGGAGCCCACGACGAGGTGATCGCCCTCGCGGACACCCTCAAGGCCCCCGTGGGCCACTCGCTGCGCGGCAAGGACCAGATCCAGTACGACAACCCGTTCGACGTGGGCATGACCGGGCTGCTGGGCTACGGCGCCGCGGCGGAGGGGCTGCACGACGCGGACGTGATGGTCATGCTCGGCACGGACTTCCCGTACGACCAGTTCCTCCCGGACGTCACCACCATCCAGGTGGACACCGATCCCACCGTGATCGGGCGCCGGACCGGCGTGGACATCCCCGTGCACGGTGACGTGAAGTCCACGATCCTCAAGCTGCTGCCCGAGCTCACGGTCAAGTCCAACCGCTCGTTCCTCGACAAGACCCTGGCCAAGCACGACAAGCTCATGAACAAGGCCGTGGGTGCGTACACCCGCAAGGTCGAGAAGATCACGCCCATCCACCCCGAGTACGCCGCGTCCATCCTGGACCAGGTGGCCGCCGAGGACGCCGTGTTCACCGCGGACACCGGCATGTGCAACGTGTGGAGCGCCCGCTACATCAACCCGCTCGGCACTCGTCGCATCCTGGGCTCCTACCTGCACGGGTCCATGGCCAACGCCCTGCCGCAGGCGATCGGCGCGCAGCTGGCCGAACCGGGCCGCCAGGTCATCTCGATGTCGGGCGACGGCGGGCTCTCCATGCTGATGGGCGAGCTGTTGACGCTGGCGACCTACAACCTGCCCGTGACCGTGGTGGTGTTCAACAACTCCACGCTGGGCATGGTCAAGCTGGAGATGCTCGTGGACGGGCTACCGGATTTCGGTGTGGACGTGCCCCAGGCGAACTACGCGCAGATCGCCACCGCCATGGGCATGCAGGGCATCCGGGTGGAGAAGCCCAAGGACCTCGAGTCCGCGTTCACCACCGCGCTCGCCCACCAGGGCCCGTCCGTGGTGGAGGTCATCACCGACCCCAACGCCCTGTCCATCCCCCCGGAGATCAAGAAGGACCAGGTCTTCGGCTTCGCCACCGCGATGTCCCGCATCGTGCTCAACCGCGGCGCCGGCGAGGCCGTCTCCATGGCCCGCTCCAACCTGCGCAACATCCCGCGCGGCTGA
- a CDS encoding class II fumarate hydratase, protein MAENTEYRIEHDTMGEVRVPKNALYRAQTQRAVENFPISGTTLEREHIKALAQVKKAAATANEELGVLDTQRAQAIRDAADAVASGEYDADFPIDVFQTGSGTSSNMNTNEVLATLASRALESAGVEVHPNDHVNASQSSNDVFPTSVHVAVTNALINDLKPAMDVLATSLEKKAAEFKDVVKSGRTHLMDATPVTLGQEFGGWAAQVRYGIERIDASLPRVAEVPLGGTAVGTGINTPNGFSARVIELLSEETGLPLTEARNHFEAQANRDGLVEASGQLRNIAYSYMKIMNDIRWMGSGPNTGLGELHIPDLQPGSSIMPGKVNPVICEATIQVAAQVIGNDTTVALSSTNGAFELNVGIPVMAANLLESIRLLANSSRVAAEKMVDGLQANEERCRFLAEASPSIVTPLNKAIGYEAAAKIAKHAVANKVTVREATIELGYVDGEKLTEEQLDKALDVTTMTGNH, encoded by the coding sequence ATGGCTGAAAACACCGAGTACCGCATCGAACACGACACCATGGGCGAGGTGCGCGTCCCCAAGAACGCGCTCTACCGTGCGCAGACGCAGCGCGCCGTGGAGAACTTCCCCATCTCCGGCACCACCCTGGAGCGCGAGCACATCAAGGCGCTCGCCCAGGTGAAGAAGGCCGCCGCCACCGCCAACGAGGAGCTGGGTGTGCTGGACACGCAGCGCGCACAGGCCATCCGGGACGCCGCGGACGCCGTGGCCTCCGGCGAGTACGACGCCGACTTCCCGATCGACGTGTTCCAGACCGGTTCGGGCACCTCCTCGAACATGAACACCAACGAGGTGCTCGCCACGCTCGCGTCCCGGGCCCTGGAGTCCGCCGGCGTTGAGGTCCACCCGAACGACCACGTCAACGCCTCGCAGTCCTCCAACGACGTGTTCCCCACGTCCGTGCACGTGGCCGTGACCAACGCGCTGATCAACGACCTCAAGCCGGCCATGGACGTGCTCGCCACCTCCCTGGAGAAGAAGGCCGCGGAGTTCAAGGACGTCGTGAAGTCCGGGCGCACCCACCTCATGGACGCAACCCCCGTGACCCTGGGCCAGGAGTTCGGCGGCTGGGCGGCACAGGTGCGCTACGGCATCGAGCGCATCGACGCCTCCCTGCCGCGCGTGGCCGAGGTCCCCCTGGGCGGCACCGCCGTGGGCACCGGCATCAACACCCCGAACGGCTTCTCCGCCCGCGTGATCGAGCTGCTCTCCGAGGAGACCGGTCTGCCCCTCACGGAGGCCCGCAACCACTTCGAGGCGCAGGCCAACCGCGACGGTCTGGTGGAGGCCTCCGGGCAGCTGCGCAACATCGCGTACTCGTACATGAAGATCATGAACGACATCCGCTGGATGGGTTCCGGGCCGAACACCGGTCTGGGTGAGCTGCACATCCCCGACCTGCAGCCGGGCTCCTCGATCATGCCGGGCAAGGTCAACCCCGTGATCTGCGAGGCGACCATCCAGGTGGCCGCCCAGGTGATCGGCAACGACACCACGGTGGCGCTGTCCTCCACGAACGGCGCGTTCGAGCTCAACGTGGGCATCCCCGTGATGGCCGCGAACCTGCTCGAGTCCATCCGCCTGCTCGCCAACTCCTCCCGCGTGGCCGCGGAGAAGATGGTGGACGGGCTGCAGGCCAACGAGGAGCGCTGCCGCTTCCTGGCCGAGGCCTCCCCCTCGATCGTGACCCCGCTGAACAAGGCCATCGGCTACGAGGCCGCCGCGAAGATCGCCAAGCACGCCGTGGCCAACAAGGTCACCGTGCGCGAGGCGACCATCGAGCTCGGCTACGTGGACGGCGAGAAGCTCACCGAGGAGCAGCTCGACAAGGCGCTGGACGTCACCACCATGACGGGCAACCACTGA
- a CDS encoding NUDIX hydrolase, which yields MATPQFIQSLRTRIGHELLWLPGCTAVVLHEGRVLLGRRADNGSWGLVTGIVEPGEDPGVAARRECLEETSVEITVDALVRVKAGDVVQFPNGDRCQFLDHTFLCSYVGGEARVADDESLEVGWYPVDALPEMPEHQAQRLRAALDFTGRTGFES from the coding sequence ATGGCAACACCGCAGTTCATCCAGAGCCTTCGCACCAGGATCGGCCACGAGCTGCTGTGGCTGCCGGGCTGTACCGCCGTGGTGCTGCACGAGGGCCGCGTGCTGCTCGGGCGGCGTGCGGACAACGGCAGCTGGGGGCTCGTCACGGGCATCGTGGAACCGGGGGAGGACCCCGGTGTGGCCGCCCGCCGGGAGTGCCTCGAGGAGACCAGTGTGGAGATCACCGTGGACGCCCTGGTGCGGGTCAAGGCCGGAGACGTGGTGCAGTTCCCCAACGGGGACCGCTGCCAGTTCCTGGACCACACCTTCCTGTGCAGCTACGTGGGCGGGGAGGCACGGGTCGCGGACGATGAGTCCCTCGAGGTGGGCTGGTACCCGGTGGACGCGCTGCCCGAGATGCCCGAGCACCAGGCGCAGCGGCTGCGGGCCGCGCTGGATTTCACGGGGCGCACCGGCTTCGAGAGCTGA
- a CDS encoding SDR family NAD(P)-dependent oxidoreductase, giving the protein MTRTALVTGATGGIGRAFTRALHHRGWSLVLTGRSPEKLTALSEELTGGAARTVAADLGTQDGIDALVAVLESTPVDLLVNNAGFGTHGEFAAADLDRELEELTVNVRALMTLTHAALRSMTATRSGAIVNIASVAGFQPLPSMATYSASKAFVDRFSLAVGVEARPHGVRVLSVNPGPVDTDFFAVADASAIDLGRSADPADLVAATLDAVDRGRSRIVFPRAYHVLDRVAGLLPPSLTARVANLVSGRS; this is encoded by the coding sequence GTGACGCGCACGGCACTGGTCACGGGGGCCACCGGGGGCATCGGCCGGGCGTTCACCCGGGCCCTGCACCACCGCGGGTGGTCGCTCGTGCTCACGGGCCGCAGCCCCGAGAAGCTCACGGCACTGTCCGAGGAGCTCACGGGCGGCGCCGCCCGCACCGTGGCCGCGGACCTCGGCACGCAGGACGGCATCGATGCCCTCGTGGCCGTGCTGGAGAGCACTCCCGTGGACCTGCTGGTGAACAACGCCGGGTTCGGGACCCACGGTGAGTTCGCGGCGGCGGACCTGGACCGGGAGCTCGAGGAGCTCACCGTGAACGTCCGCGCGCTCATGACCCTGACCCACGCCGCGCTGCGCTCGATGACTGCGACCCGCAGCGGCGCGATCGTGAACATCGCGTCCGTGGCGGGCTTCCAGCCGCTGCCGTCGATGGCCACCTACAGCGCGTCCAAGGCGTTCGTGGACCGGTTCTCGCTCGCCGTGGGTGTGGAGGCACGTCCGCACGGCGTTCGGGTGCTCAGCGTGAATCCCGGGCCGGTGGACACGGACTTCTTCGCGGTCGCGGACGCCTCCGCGATCGACCTGGGCCGCTCGGCGGACCCGGCGGACCTCGTTGCCGCCACGCTCGACGCTGTGGACCGCGGCCGTTCCCGGATCGTGTTCCCGCGGGCCTACCACGTGCTGGACCGCGTGGCGGGGCTGCTTCCCCCGTCCCTCACCGCGCGCGTGGCCAACCTGGTGTCCGGGCGCTCCTGA
- a CDS encoding GtrA family protein encodes MSNLADRAHALWELFVKELTKFGLVGAAAFVINASLVWLLMHTPYFADSHIKAKVVATVVAIIFSWVANRMWTFRDKRQDDKKKELVQFLVANGIGMAIELGCLGVSYYVLGLTSATASFVSGTIIGTILGTVFRYFAYRFWVFSTKLDADPEFADSPDEEFAFITGQMPVVHPDSAHHGSQHGRPGGSGPAPDTDPTDDDVRRAS; translated from the coding sequence TTGAGCAACCTGGCTGACCGCGCGCACGCGCTGTGGGAACTGTTCGTCAAAGAGCTCACCAAGTTCGGTCTGGTGGGTGCGGCGGCGTTCGTGATCAACGCGAGCCTGGTGTGGCTGCTCATGCACACCCCCTACTTCGCGGACAGCCACATCAAGGCCAAGGTCGTGGCCACGGTGGTGGCCATCATCTTCTCGTGGGTGGCCAACAGGATGTGGACGTTCCGGGACAAGCGCCAGGACGACAAGAAGAAGGAGCTCGTGCAGTTCCTCGTGGCCAACGGGATCGGCATGGCCATCGAGCTCGGCTGCCTCGGGGTCAGCTACTACGTCCTGGGCCTGACCTCCGCCACGGCGTCCTTCGTCTCCGGCACGATCATCGGCACCATCCTGGGCACGGTGTTCCGCTACTTCGCCTACCGCTTCTGGGTGTTCAGCACCAAGCTGGACGCGGACCCCGAGTTCGCGGACAGCCCGGACGAGGAGTTCGCGTTCATCACGGGCCAGATGCCGGTGGTCCATCCGGACTCCGCCCACCACGGCTCCCAGCACGGGCGTCCGGGCGGTTCCGGCCCCGCCCCGGACACGGATCCCACGGACGACGACGTCCGCCGCGCCTCCTGA
- a CDS encoding carbonic anhydrase, whose product MSTHTTTADQSPRTPVEAWHALQAGNARFISGDKLHPHQDAQRRESLAQSQKPFAVIFGCSDSRLAAEIIFDLGLGDAFVIRTAGQVIDNAVLGSLEFAVDVLGTPLIMVLGHDSCGAVTATRNAVESGELPTGFQRDLVERITPSVLQARRAGDADLQDMVVEHTKQTAARMLDQSTVISGAVARGDAAVIGVFYHLADGKAELVYSEDPRIS is encoded by the coding sequence GTGAGCACTCACACCACCACCGCAGACCAGAGCCCCCGCACCCCGGTGGAGGCGTGGCACGCCCTGCAGGCCGGCAACGCCCGCTTCATCTCCGGGGACAAGCTGCACCCCCACCAGGACGCCCAGCGCCGCGAGAGCCTCGCGCAGTCCCAGAAGCCGTTCGCCGTGATCTTCGGCTGCTCGGACTCCCGGCTGGCCGCCGAGATCATCTTCGACCTGGGCCTCGGGGACGCCTTCGTGATCCGCACCGCCGGGCAGGTCATCGACAACGCCGTGCTGGGCTCCCTCGAGTTCGCGGTGGACGTGCTCGGCACGCCCCTGATCATGGTGCTCGGTCACGACTCGTGCGGTGCCGTGACGGCCACCCGCAACGCCGTGGAGTCCGGCGAGCTGCCCACCGGCTTCCAGCGCGACCTCGTGGAGCGCATCACCCCGTCCGTCCTGCAGGCCCGGCGCGCCGGGGACGCGGACCTGCAGGACATGGTGGTGGAGCACACCAAGCAGACCGCGGCGCGGATGCTGGACCAGTCCACTGTGATCTCCGGGGCCGTGGCCCGCGGGGACGCCGCCGTGATCGGCGTGTTCTACCACCTCGCGGACGGCAAGGCCGAGCTCGTCTACAGCGAGGACCCCCGGATCAGCTAG